One Kitasatospora sp. NBC_01266 genomic window carries:
- a CDS encoding thiazolylpeptide-type bacteriocin — MADNSLASLAEEILNLESETFEISDYSDTSEVMLGSSTSCSSTSTCSSTTSTTSCTA, encoded by the coding sequence ATGGCTGACAACTCTCTTGCCTCCCTTGCCGAGGAGATCCTGAACCTCGAGTCGGAGACCTTCGAGATCAGCGACTACTCGGACACCAGCGAGGTCATGCTCGGCTCCTCGACCAGCTGCTCGAGCACCAGCACCTGCTCCAGCACCACCAGCACCACCAGCTGCACCGCCTGA